In Candida albicans SC5314 chromosome 4, complete sequence, the genomic window GTACACTTCGACTTACAAGAAGGTATGTCGGATTAATTGCTCTCGACCAAATTCCTGAATCAACTCAAGGCACAATAGATTTCCCCATCCAAGCTTTAGAGAAAGATTACAGAGGGAAAAACAAATCGAGAGAACTATTCACTTATTCGGCCGTTACACATTACAAATTGATTCCGTCGGCAAGGCGAACCATCAAAGGAGTATTTCCGGTATTCCAACAGGGCCCAATTTTGCCAATTATCCTAGAGTTGGAAACTGGAAGAAAGAACCAAATTCGAGATCACATCATACAAAAATTTGGAGTTCCTTTATTGAATGATGACAATTTTTCTGATTTCAAGCTAAATTCGGAGATTCCAAAAGACGTCAATAGcaaattatataaaagTAACCAGATTGCTCTTCATTCTGGCTTGGTAATTATGGAGAATAATGGAATATCACAACAATTTCTATTTCCAGTGAACAATGCGTATGATCGAGAGCTTTGGGGAAGTTTTGTTAATGAAAAAGGTGAGTTTATTGATGAGATACGAAATggattgattaattttaaaatataagGAGCATAAATGAATcacaaatttgaaacaagaaGATAATACATTGGTGAAATTATTGTATGCATAATCATGCTGTTGTGACAGTGCTTGTCATAACTGTGAGTTTGTGCAGCTACTCTTTGCATATGCTTACTTTATTGCAATGAGAATTTGTATAAATGACTGAGGATTTGCTCAGCTTTCATTCCTATCTACTACTGCCCCATATTAAAAATGTCTGAAATACTCAAAGCCAATCACAGAAAAGTATATGGTAATGTCAGTAATAGCAGCAGCAGTAGCAGCATCAGCATGAGTCCAAGTGGTAGTGCTACTAACAAAAGAAGTACAAGAAGTGCTGGTGACAACAGGTCAAAGCTTTCTCATGATATGGTTGCAGGGGCCGCGTCCTTTGAAGCCACCAGATTATTTGAAGATAGACATCGAAGAAACGGGAAACCAGTTAGTCATGCTTTCGCCAGAAAAACTCTTATTGCACTTGCCGCATCCGAAGTGgataaattgtttgaagTGAAAGAATTAACCCATTTGGATAAGGATCAAATAAAAAGCGAGGCAATCAAGGCCATTGAGAAAGAATACGAGACCCATTATGGTGGTCAGAGGCATTGGTCGCCAAACTTCAAACCAATAAGTTGGTAATTTACAGCTGCATATATTAGTATGTTCTGTAGTAatgtatatatgtataCGGAAATTTACGCCCAATTACCCAATAAGCTCATGAGCAACATTcccaaaatcaaacttaCTAAGGCAACTGTAGTTTTTACAAAAGAACTGTTTCTCAAGTGGCCGTGTAACCAATCGTGACTCCACATTTCAATTAAACCAGTCCAAAGGAGCACACCTGCTGAAAAAGAATCTAAAGTTCCCAATGCAATTAAAGTAGAGGGGTCATTACCGttgaatttgttcaaaacACCGATACCAATTGCCATTCCAATAGGGGTGATCAATGCAAACATGAGTGCCATCACTAATTTAGTTGACAAACTTGCATTGGTAATAGATATAATTCTCGAAGACAAAGCCAAACCTTCGAAAAACTGATggaaaacaataacaataaacaagGTAATAAAGTAAACATCATCTGTGACAACTAAAGTAATACCAATAAGAATGGAGTGGAAAATAATACCTGCTTCTAAAATCATTACTGAAATCTTGTCGTTAACAGAGATTCCATGTAATGATTGCTCATTACTAGATGTTTCCTCAATTTCCTTTTTATCAACCTTTCCAGTATCACGGGCATTGACTATTCTAAGAGCAATGTACTCAATTATAAAAGCAATAAAAATCCCAGCCATGGTTATTGAAGCACCAGTACCTtcatatttgattttcaaacaaGAATTGCTCCACATTAATTGCGCATGAGTCATTAAATGGACAAATGCCGTTGATATGATTATACCAGTACCAAACTGTTTGatgataacaataatatagTTTTCCTGTGATAAGTTGacaaattgtttcaaaacaATTGGACCAAAAGACCCGATACCAGAAGTAACAAGAATAACAAAAAGCAACCCAATTCTCAAAGGAATATCGTAATCTCTTTTCACTCTTTCACAAGTCACAGCGTCATGGTTATTGTCATCGACACAATGCTCAACACCAGCATGGAAATGACACTTTTTTCCTGAAGATGAGCTCGactcttcatcatcttcatcttctaatTTCACAAACTGAACTTCTTTATCTCCATCCATACAGAAAGTATCACCATCGTGGGAATGGCATCCATCATAGCTTGTAGGAAGGTTGTTTGTATTGGTTGGAACTGGCAAGATTGAACCTTCATTTCCGTAACCATCAACACAATATTGGACCGAATTATGAAAGTGACAGTCAGTAACAGCTGTTGTTTGAACACTAGCAGACAGGTTCAGTGGTGGTGTGGTAATTGTAGAAGCATTCAAGGAAGTTGACAGACTTTGTTGTCTCGTTAACGTTAAGTAAACAGTACCATCAGTAGGGGTCAGCTCCGTGGTTGCTAATCTGTAGCTTCTGGTTGATAAAACTGTCACAGTTTCTGTATAAACCTTAGTCAATAAACcgatgaaaaataaatgggTAAACTTCATTGATGTTGTTAATTTTTAGAGAGCTACCACCAAAAACATATTCAGCAAAGGCTACCtttatattaattattcCGTTTTCCAAGATTCCATCGGTCGCCAAGAGAACTCAACACTTTAACCACCATGGTATATATCTTCATTGCTACGGGCCCATATATTCATGTTTCCAACTATTCTGGGCAACCTCATTTTGTCCAACAATTTTGGTGAACAGTTAAAATTTTGTATGAAATCTTTCGCACCCACCCACTCTCATCACAACCACTACAGTTCTATTTGCCAAGAGATACCAGATGCaagtaattaatttattattttctcGGTATCTTCATGGATCAGTATTCCGAACAattcaagaaaagaaagaaggaaCGGGAACAGTTATAATGGTTATATCTTATGTGTTAACCAAAGTATAAAGAGGCAACAATATCTCGTTGGAAAAGACCTTTGTTTGGttaatcattttttttattcgCATCTATAATCACAAACTTTCTCTCGAAATatgaattatttattgttttgtttattttttgctttttccGTTGCTGCACCAGTTACGGTTACCAGATTTGTTGATGCTTCACCTACAGGTTACGATTGGCGGGCCGACTGGGTTAAAGGTTTTCCGATTGATCTGTCGTGTAATGCCACacaatataatcaattatctACTGGGTTGCAAGAAGCTCAATTATTAGCTGAACATGCCAGGGACCACACATTGAGATTCGGTAGCAAATCGCCATTTTTCAGAAAATACTTTGGAAATGAGACTGCAAGTGCTGAGGTTGTTGGTCATTTTGACAATGTTGTCGGTGCTGACAAATCATCcattttgtttctttgtGATGACTTAGATGATAAGTGCAAAAATGATGGCTGGGCTGGTTATTGGAGAGGTTCCAACCATAGCGATCAAACTATTATTTGTGACTTATCTTTTGTTACCAGAAGATACTTAACCCAACTATGCTCCAGTGGATATACCGTCTCGAAATCTAAGACAAACATTTTTTGGGCAGGTGACTTGTTACACAGATTCTGGCACTTGAAATCGATTGGTCAACTTGTTATTGAACATTACGCTGACACTTATGAGGAAGTCCTTGAATTGGCTCAAGAAAATTCAACTTATGCTGTAAGAAACTCAAACtcattgatttattatgCTTTGGATGTGTATGCATATGATGTGACAATTCCCGGCGAAGGGTGCAATGGAGATGGTACTCTGTACAAGAAATCAGATTTTAGCAGCTTCGAGGATAGCGACAGTGGCTCTGATTCAGGGGCCAGTAGCACAGCCTCAAGTTCTCATCAACATACCGATAGCAACCCTAGCGCCACAACAGATGCTAACCTGCATTGCCACACACATGCAGATGGTGAAGTCCACTGTTAATTGTTAAGTTCAGGCaccaaacaatttttaagGTGTTTCATGGACATCTTTTATAGCTTGAATTAATAAGATTAATTGCAAAATCGTATGTAGACAGAAGAGTAATTTTCATCTAAATCTAGAATTGTAGTCTAATAAATTGACTATTGCGCCTACAATACATTTTGTACTCTTTGCACTACgtcattaatcaaatttcagGACAACCGACAAAGCCTCTCGGTTTTCCActttattttcttgaaaggggaacagaaaaaaaaaagaaaagtaaacggaaaaaaaaaaatttttaagtAGCAAAtctaaaatcaaaattttaattgtggtggtggtacaAAGATGCTATAAGacccacacacacacacgatttaataaaacaaGAGACTATACAGATGAATGTTTTTAAAAATGGTCAACTCAGACATATTCaccttaaaaaaaatatgtcgagcaaaagaaaaatagtGTTCACAAgtactcttttttttctttaagGATTGAATCAGAATCAACACTTAGAAGGAGCAATCATTTGCCCATTACTATCTTTGACTTGACATGTACAATAAATACTCCAGCATCAGAAAACTAAGGAAACCcttgattttgttattaataTTCAACACCCTATATTTGTCATTTTATCACTACTTTGGCAATAATGATTCACAGTTGACCTTGTTGAATATACCACTTGACTCCACAAATCTTTTAGCTGAATATGCTACAACCGATGCAAATTATACCAAGGAAGTTGACGAACTTATAGCGAGTATCGAGCCACCAATAGTGACGTCAGAATACCGTATTCCAAAAAGAaccaatcaaatatttcagGATCCTAGATTGACGTTTGGTTTGATACTAAATTATGTCAACCAAAACCCTTCTTCTAGTATTCCATTTCATTGGGCCGATTGGGTCGACTTGTCACTTTTAAATAACCAGTTGAACAAACCGATAGAAAAACGTCTCAAGTGTTTGGATATTCTCAACCATATTCATCTACAATTTGACAAGGATAGGGAATTGTGTAGAGAAAACACCCGTTACTTTGGCTGCGCTGATAGTGAACTGCTAAGCGCGTCTGAATTACAAGAGTATGGTGTCGATTCACACGAACAGTTGCCAGGATTTATACAGTTTGAACATACTGTATTTTCATCTACCGAATACGTCAGGAATTTACAAGGGAAAACGTATGTGTTAGCAAGTATGCCTATTCCATATAAAGTCATATTTATGAACGATAAGGGTGAGGATCTTGTATTTGATGTCCATAAAGAGAGAATAGACAAACTAAAAGACAACTATAAGAAATCTAAAATAGATCCAGtggttgaatttgaaaaattaaccCAAGGATCTAACTCTTATAAACCCAAGCCAATAATAGATATACCCTTGAGTGACTTTGAGTATGAAAAAGAGTTTGTCCTCGAATCAATCAAGAACTTGGAGGCGAAACCAGAATTGAACCAACGCCAAAAATCATATTTGTGgtcaatgaaaaaatctATTGCGATTCAGGAATCTCTGGACTCAGAAACAAGATATTTCAATGAAGCGACTATGACTGTGGGTAATGGGAATGAAGACTCGGGATGGCATTACGATTGgagatttttcaatggGAAACTCAGAGATGGTGCACGAACCGCTATCATATTGGAACGATTGCTTCGCAACTGGTTTAGATTCACTGAAAAGTATGGTGTTGTTAGTTGGATTGCTCACGGCCCGTTATTGAGTTGGTATTGGAATGGAGCCATCTTTCCTTACGATAACGATTTAGATGTCCAAATGCCAATAAAGCAGCTAGCAAGGTTGGGTGAGTTGTATAACCAGACGTTAGTTGTCGAAGATTTACGAGAAGGATTTGggaaatatttaattgacGTGGGTACGTTTATTCACAACAGGGACATATCAAACGATGGCAATCACATTGATGCTAGGTTCATTGATGTGGATACTGGTGtttatattgatattaCGGGATTAAGCAACGTACTAGTGAACAGAGCATCAAGATACGATGGAAGAGATATTCATGATCGTCGAAAAcatttttataaattgaacGATTTAGCACCAGTGAAATTGTCAATGCTAAATGGAGTTCCCTGCTATATCAGCAACCATATTGTTCAGAATCTCAAACGAGAATACCGTAGCGGAATTTCAAGAAAGCAGTATCAAGATTATATTTTCTCAAACAAGCTTAACATTTGGGTCCACACACTGGTTTTGGCTGAGGCATTGGAAAAGAATGATTACATTAACAGTAGTGGTAATATCAGCCACTTGCAAATGAAATTTCTTATCGATGAAATGACTGACGATCAGATTTATCAAATGCTTTCCAATAACAATCAACTATTGTTGGATTATCAGTTGGCAAGAAGTGTAAGGAAATTCCATGCAAAAGAGCTCAAATATCTTACGTCATTTACAAATAAGGGTAGAGCGATTGATAACGATGACATAACAGAGGAATATAAAAACTTGTTAGGCACCGTCACTTTACATGAACCTTTTAGAGAATCATTGTTTGAATATGAAAGGGTTAATGGTGGGTTGGATACGTTTTACGAAGAGTACAATCGGGAGATAGATAGTTTAACAGTTTCATAGATGCATAACAAGATAAATTCTATAAcatttcaatatatttagTGTTTTTAGATTTCtaaagtattttttttttcttctgtttttttgcaatcaaTTTAAGAAATTGGCCGTTTTGACTTTATTTTAGCAGTAGATCAACAAATGATGACATCCGATAATACATCTAAGATATCAAATCAATCGATTTCTCGAAGTCCGTCACCGGTGGCCAGCAGTATTAATAgaagcaacaacagcacGCCTTTGTCCAGCTGCGAGAGACCAATTAGTTTAGAGATCTACCGAAGAGTTCCAACTCCTCCATCTCcacaattatcattaatgaGTTCATTTAACgttgattttgattcagTTAATCTAGATAACGATTTCCAGCTACAAATTAATCCCACTACTGTACCGAATGACATAATCAAGGAATCAAATGTGGTGGAGAAAGTTATGGGattctttaaaaaaagagaagatGTTGATCCAAAGCAGTCCAACATCAAAccaatcaagaaaaaacgTTCTTTAGGATGCctcaactttttcaaaagagATGACGCCAATGAATCAATCCACCAACCAACAAAgtcaattttaaaatctaaaataaataaaaattatgaaGCTGAACAATCCAAATGTAAATGCGAAGAGTCGTTAGACTTTGAAGAGTTTATGGGCCGTTTTGAATACACAGAACAACTTAAAAATAGTAACGACGAAGCATTGTCGATGTTACGAATGGAACAAGTACGGAACTATTTTTATCATGTGTAGTAAACATAGAATATCAAAAACTTAAATACCTATACCTTCCTGcttcaataaatattcCTTATAGGATTTCCCCCACCGGTAACCAGTTAGCTTATTATTTGCACCCACAACTCTGTGGCACGGAATTAATACAGCAATTCGGTTTGCACCACAGCAATTTCCAATCACACGGCTATGTGTACCTAATAAATCTGCCAATTCTTTATAAGTTCGAGTTTGTCCTGCTGGTATCTTGACTAATTCTTTCCATACTTTTCTCTGTAACGGCGTACCA contains:
- a CDS encoding uncharacterized protein (Possible mannosyltransferase; Spider biofilm induced) → MYNKYSSIRKLRKPLILLLIFNTLYLSFYHYFGNNDSQLTLLNIPLDSTNLLAEYATTDANYTKEVDELIASIEPPIVTSEYRIPKRTNQIFQDPRLTFGLILNYVNQNPSSSIPFHWADWVDLSLLNNQLNKPIEKRLKCLDILNHIHLQFDKDRELCRENTRYFGCADSESLSASELQEYGVDSHEQLPGFIQFEHTVFSSTEYVRNLQGKTYVLASMPIPYKVIFMNDKGEDLVFDVHKERIDKLKDNYKKSKIDPVVEFEKLTQGSNSYKPKPIIDIPLSDFEYEKEFVLESIKNLEAKPELNQRQKSYLWSMKKSIAIQESSDSETRYFNEATMTVGNGNEDSGWHYDWRFFNGKLRDGARTAIILERLLRNWFRFTEKYGVVSWIAHGPLLSWYWNGAIFPYDNDLDVQMPIKQLARLGELYNQTLVVEDLREGFGKYLIDVGTFIHNRDISNDGNHIDARFIDVDTGVYIDITGLSNVLVNRASRYDGRDIHDRRKHFYKLNDLAPVKLSMLNGVPCYISNHIVQNLKREYRSGISRKQYQDYIFSNKLNIWVHTSVLAEALEKNDYINSSGNISHLQMKFLIDEMTDDQIYQMLSNNNQLLLDYQLARSVRKFHAKELKYLTSFTNKGRAIDNDDITEEYKNLLGTVTLHEPFRESLFEYERVNGGLDTFYEEYNREIDSLTVS
- a CDS encoding uncharacterized protein (Ortholog of C. dubliniensis CD36 : Cd36_46470, C. parapsilosis CDC317 : CPAR2_500900, Debaryomyces hansenii CBS767 : DEHA2B15730g and Candida tropicalis MYA-3404 : CTRG_03755), whose translation is MMTSDNTSKISNQSISRSPSPVASSINRSNNSTPLSSCERPISLEIYRRVPTPPSPQLSLMSSFNVDFDSVNLDNDFQLQINPTTVPNDIIKESNVVEKVMGFFKKREDVDPKQSNIKPIKKKRSLGCLNFFKRDDANESIHQPTKSILKSKINKNYEAEQSKCKCEESLDFEEFMGRFEYTEQLKNSNDEALSMLRMEQVRNYFYHV
- the ZRT1 gene encoding Zrt1p (Putative zinc transporter; acts with Pra1 in sequestration of zinc from host tissues during infection; hyphal, macrophage-induced; alkaline induced upon adherence to polystyrene; induced in oralpharyngeal candidasis; Spider biofilm induced) → MKFTHLFFIGLLTKVYTETVTVLSTRSYRLATTESTPTDGTVYLTLTRQQSSSTSLNASTITTPPSNSSASVQTTAVTDCHFHNSVQYCVDGYGNEGSILPVPTNTNNLPTSYDGCHSHDGDTFCMDGDKEVQFVKLEDEDDEESSSSSGKKCHFHAGVEHCVDDNNHDAVTCERVKRDYDIPLRIGLLFVILVTSGIGSFGPIVLKQFVNLSQENYIIVIIKQFGTGIIISTAFVHLMTHAQLMWSNSCLKIKYEGTGASITMAGIFIAFIIEYIALRIVNARDTGKVDKKEIEETSSNEQSLHGISVNDKISVMILEAGIIFHSILIGITLVVTDDVYFITLFIVIVFHQFFEGLALSSRIISITNASLSTKLVMALMFALITPIGMAIGIGVLNKFNGNDPSTLIALGTLDSFSAGVLLWTGLIEMWSHDWLHGHLRNSSFVKTTVALVSLILGMLLMSLLGNWA
- the PRA1 gene encoding Pra1p (Cell surface protein that sequesters zinc from host tissue; enriched at hyphal tips; released extracellularly; binds to host complement regulators; mediates leukocyte adhesion and migration; immunogenic in mouse; produced at ambient pH), whose amino-acid sequence is MNYLLFCLFFAFSVAAPVTVTRFVDASPTGYDWRADWVKGFPIDSSCNATQYNQLSTGLQEAQLLAEHARDHTLRFGSKSPFFRKYFGNETASAEVVGHFDNVVGADKSSILFLCDDLDDKCKNDGWAGYWRGSNHSDQTIICDLSFVTRRYLTQLCSSGYTVSKSKTNIFWAGDLLHRFWHLKSIGQLVIEHYADTYEEVLELAQENSTYAVRNSNSLIYYALDVYAYDVTIPGEGCNGDGTSYKKSDFSSFEDSDSGSDSGASSTASSSHQHTDSNPSATTDANSHCHTHADGEVHC
- a CDS encoding uncharacterized protein (Protein of unknown function; Spider biofilm induced), coding for MSEILKANHRKVYGNVSNSSSSSSISMSPSGSATNKRSTRSAGDNRSKLSHDMVAGAASFEATRLFEDRHRRNGKPVSHAFARKTLIALAASEVDKLFEVKELTHLDKDQIKSEAIKAIEKEYETHYGGQRHWSPNFKPISW
- a CDS encoding pseudouridine synthase (Predicted pseudouridine synthase; Spider biofilm induced), which translates into the protein MKLDLVKRTFNYAVVNKPSGMVCDASHTNNIITALTNEFTKILPSVNSSQFRLVQRLDRFVTGGLVVARNKKWADKVRKSFFQEGTLRLTRRYVGLIALDQIPESTQGTIDFPIQALEKDYRGKNKSRELFTYSAVTHYKLIPSARRTIKGVFPVFQQGPILPIILELETGRKNQIRDHIIQKFGVPLLNDDNFSDFKLNSEIPKDVNSKLYKSNQIALHSGLVIMENNGISQQFLFPVNNAYDRELW